In Hyphomicrobiales bacterium, a single window of DNA contains:
- a CDS encoding TlpA family protein disulfide reductase, producing the protein MLTRRALVAGGLAAVGGCAVARAEDALSAAVLAITHATPKSLDGIAMTGPDGPVRLTDFRGRLVILNLWASWCLPCRREMPSLSRLAGVLTGKPVVVLPLSFDRRGLEAVTEFYAELGLTNLPRLAGDTANLQAVNVGPGLPATLVIDAAGLMRWSVTGEATWDDADTLRWLSALLPAA; encoded by the coding sequence GTGCTGACGCGCAGGGCCCTCGTCGCGGGCGGTCTTGCGGCTGTTGGAGGATGTGCCGTTGCGCGGGCGGAAGATGCGCTCTCGGCGGCGGTTCTCGCCATCACCCATGCCACGCCAAAATCACTCGACGGGATTGCGATGACGGGACCTGACGGGCCTGTGCGCCTCACGGATTTCCGTGGCCGTCTGGTGATCCTCAACCTGTGGGCCAGCTGGTGCCTGCCATGCCGGCGTGAAATGCCGAGCCTTTCACGGCTCGCTGGGGTTCTCACGGGAAAGCCTGTGGTGGTCTTGCCGCTCTCCTTCGACCGGCGCGGCCTTGAAGCGGTGACGGAATTCTACGCGGAGCTTGGCCTCACCAACCTGCCCCGGCTCGCGGGCGATACGGCGAACCTGCAGGCGGTGAACGTGGGACCGGGACTACCCGCCACGCTGGTCATCGATGCGGCAGGGCTCATGCGCTGGTCCGTCACAGGCGAAGCCACGTGGGATGATGCGGATACGCTCCGCTGGCTTTCCGCGCTATTGCCCGCCGCCTGA
- a CDS encoding Crp/Fnr family transcriptional regulator — translation MARRRIPATLKSERDVLKNNETRKDVHNSDVPVVCRACEARHRGICGALSPEQLVELSKHTTKQIFSSESEIAPVGQDIPRQANILSGVVKLSKLTADGRQQIVGLQFAPDFMGRPFARQSDVTVEAATDVKVCSFPAGTLETLVRSSPDLERRLHEQTLKELDEARNWMLTLGRKTASEKVASFLYLIATHADPELDSNEGGVSFDIPLKRSDIADFLGLTIETVSRQLTKLRHAGVINIHNNRTVEVPELNRLRQMTEQDNA, via the coding sequence ATGGCTCGACGGCGAATTCCGGCCACGCTTAAAAGCGAGAGAGACGTGCTCAAGAACAACGAGACCCGGAAGGACGTGCACAACTCCGATGTGCCCGTGGTCTGCCGCGCCTGCGAAGCCCGTCACCGTGGTATCTGCGGCGCGCTCTCGCCTGAGCAACTGGTGGAACTGAGCAAGCACACGACCAAGCAGATTTTTTCGTCCGAGAGCGAGATCGCCCCCGTGGGCCAGGACATTCCCCGCCAGGCCAACATCTTGAGCGGCGTCGTCAAGCTGAGCAAGCTCACCGCCGACGGCCGCCAGCAGATCGTGGGCCTCCAGTTCGCGCCCGATTTCATGGGCCGGCCTTTTGCGCGGCAGAGCGACGTGACAGTGGAAGCGGCGACCGACGTGAAGGTCTGTTCCTTCCCTGCGGGTACGCTGGAAACGCTGGTCCGCTCCTCACCCGACCTCGAACGCCGCCTGCACGAACAGACCCTGAAGGAACTGGACGAGGCGCGCAACTGGATGCTCACACTCGGCCGCAAGACCGCATCGGAAAAAGTGGCGAGCTTCCTTTATCTCATCGCCACCCATGCCGATCCGGAACTGGATTCCAACGAGGGCGGCGTGAGTTTCGACATTCCCCTGAAGCGCTCGGACATCGCCGACTTCCTCGGCCTCACCATCGAGACCGTGAGCCGCCAGCTGACCAAGCTGCGCCATGCCGGGGTGATCAACATCCACAACAACCGCACGGTGGAAGTGCCGGAGCTCAATCGTCTCCGCCAGATGACCGAGCAGGACAACGCCTGA
- a CDS encoding DUF4396 domain-containing protein, with the protein MTGCAIGEIAGMAIGTALGLGAWTTVGLAVVLAFISGFGLTMMPLLRSGMALRQTLAVALAADFVSISIMELVDNAAMLIIPGAMAAGPFDSLFWISMAAALGVAFVAAYPVNVWMIGRGQGHAAAHAHHH; encoded by the coding sequence ATGACAGGTTGTGCCATCGGCGAGATCGCCGGCATGGCCATCGGCACGGCCCTTGGCCTCGGCGCGTGGACGACTGTCGGCCTTGCCGTCGTCCTGGCTTTCATCAGCGGCTTCGGGCTCACAATGATGCCGCTCTTGCGCAGCGGCATGGCCTTGCGCCAGACCCTTGCGGTGGCGCTGGCAGCCGACTTCGTGTCCATCTCCATCATGGAACTTGTCGACAACGCGGCAATGTTGATCATTCCCGGCGCAATGGCGGCAGGTCCTTTCGACAGCCTGTTCTGGATCAGCATGGCGGCTGCCCTTGGGGTGGCGTTTGTGGCGGCCTATCCGGTCAATGTGTGGATGATCGGCCGGGGGCAAGGCCATGCGGCGGCTCACGCGCATCATCATTGA
- a CDS encoding protein NosL — MQPCTRRVFIGFVPFTALALSGCMKQAEGAEEIHYSRESCTMCGMIISDPHFATEIRIVKDKALMKFDDFGCAAQWLKSAKWEDADIAEFWVMNSDDGTTWLDARKASFTSGAITPMDYGYAAVADARSGAVTFEEARKAVLSKGLSSRCLEPDVSKT, encoded by the coding sequence ATGCAGCCCTGCACAAGACGCGTGTTCATTGGCTTCGTGCCCTTCACCGCGCTCGCCCTCTCCGGCTGCATGAAGCAGGCGGAGGGCGCCGAGGAAATCCACTACAGCCGCGAAAGCTGCACCATGTGCGGCATGATCATTTCCGACCCGCATTTCGCCACGGAAATCCGCATCGTCAAGGACAAGGCGCTGATGAAATTCGATGACTTCGGCTGCGCCGCGCAATGGCTCAAGTCCGCCAAGTGGGAGGACGCCGACATTGCCGAATTCTGGGTGATGAATTCCGATGATGGCACCACCTGGCTTGATGCCCGCAAGGCAAGTTTCACCTCGGGCGCCATCACGCCCATGGATTATGGCTATGCCGCGGTGGCGGACGCCCGCAGTGGCGCTGTAACATTCGAGGAGGCGCGCAAGGCCGTGCTCTCCAAGGGCCTTTCCAGCCGTTGCCTTGAACCGGACGTGAGCAAGACATGA
- a CDS encoding ABC transporter permease subunit, which yields MSHPSGLRVAARLEVQESLRARWFFLYAAVFFGLMLLLAFTGISESRVLGFTGLSRLLVTYIQITMAVLPLFILVTTARSLVGDREVGNLEYMLAFPMRLGHWYWGKFLGRLILIVVPVLAALAFAVVYGELRGHDVPWMQVSLYAGLVCALAACFLGLGFFLSSLARSTEVSLGSSLVIWLLLVALLDLLLLSILIRSQFDPAFIVGIALANPLQTFRTASMILFDPQLILLGPASYIILDRFGVPGYVVWALVYPSVLGVVAAAAGFWRFRSTDLV from the coding sequence ATGAGCCACCCCTCGGGACTACGCGTCGCCGCGCGGCTGGAGGTGCAGGAATCCCTGCGCGCCCGCTGGTTCTTCCTCTATGCCGCCGTCTTCTTCGGCCTCATGCTGCTGTTGGCCTTCACCGGCATTTCGGAATCTCGCGTGCTCGGCTTCACGGGGCTTTCGCGGCTGCTCGTCACCTACATCCAGATCACCATGGCAGTATTGCCGCTCTTCATTTTGGTGACGACAGCGCGTTCGCTGGTGGGTGACCGGGAAGTGGGCAACCTCGAATACATGCTCGCCTTCCCCATGCGGCTTGGTCACTGGTACTGGGGCAAGTTCCTGGGCCGGCTGATTCTCATTGTCGTGCCCGTGCTGGCGGCACTCGCCTTCGCCGTCGTCTATGGCGAACTGCGCGGCCATGATGTGCCGTGGATGCAGGTGTCGCTCTATGCGGGCCTCGTCTGCGCGCTGGCCGCCTGTTTCCTCGGCCTCGGATTTTTCCTCTCAAGCCTGGCGCGTTCGACGGAAGTCTCGCTCGGCTCGTCGCTGGTGATCTGGCTCCTGCTGGTGGCGTTGCTGGACCTGCTGCTGCTGTCGATCCTCATCCGCTCGCAGTTCGATCCCGCCTTCATTGTCGGCATCGCGCTGGCCAATCCGCTGCAGACTTTCCGCACCGCCAGCATGATCCTGTTCGATCCGCAGCTCATCCTGCTGGGGCCTGCCTCCTACATCATCCTCGACCGCTTCGGCGTGCCGGGATACGTCGTCTGGGCCCTGGTCTATCCTTCCGTGCTGGGGGTCGTCGCGGCCGCTGCTGGTTTCTGGCGCTTCCGCTCAACCGATCTCGTCTGA
- a CDS encoding SCO family protein → MMNTLMSRRHMLVACAMLAAVPAALAQEAPEQPARRFMMEDATTGNVVDDDILLGKVSLLYFGYTHCPDICPTSLVQMADVMKAMGDDAKKVQPIFVTVDPARDTSAVMREYVKSFDIRIVALRGPAPYTDAMVKAYNAQYEIQKPGGDDPLLYTVDHTASIAMVGADGALLKRFPYGIATAEMTAAVQAAVKAIPAAP, encoded by the coding sequence ATGATGAATACCCTGATGTCCCGCCGCCACATGCTCGTGGCCTGTGCCATGCTTGCGGCCGTTCCTGCCGCCTTGGCCCAGGAGGCCCCGGAGCAACCTGCCCGCCGCTTCATGATGGAGGACGCCACCACCGGCAATGTGGTGGATGATGACATCTTGCTGGGCAAGGTCTCGCTTCTCTATTTCGGCTACACCCACTGCCCGGACATTTGCCCCACCAGCCTTGTGCAGATGGCGGATGTGATGAAGGCGATGGGCGATGACGCGAAGAAGGTGCAGCCCATCTTCGTCACCGTCGATCCGGCGCGCGATACCTCTGCCGTCATGCGCGAATATGTGAAGAGTTTCGATATCCGGATTGTTGCACTTCGCGGACCTGCGCCCTACACCGACGCCATGGTCAAGGCCTATAATGCGCAATACGAGATCCAGAAACCGGGCGGCGATGATCCGCTGCTCTATACCGTCGATCACACCGCTTCGATCGCCATGGTGGGTGCGGACGGGGCGCTGTTGAAACGGTTCCCCTATGGCATCGCCACCGCCGAGATGACGGCGGCAGTCCAGGCCGCCGTGAAGGCCATTCCGGCAGCACCGTAG
- a CDS encoding ABC transporter ATP-binding protein — protein MIEIRNLTKRFDGRAVLDALSLRIAAQDRIALVGSNGAGKTTLFRCLLGHYGYEGEIIIDGASARRREPALLAQVAFVPQLPPPLRMPVGELLRFAHETTGAERAVMEGMAAKLGIDLDAVARQPFYRLSGGQKQKILVTVALAREAKLLIFDEPSANLDPAARGAFIELLAARQDCAMLIASHRLEEVAPLVNRVVELDRGKVVLDDAVADRLSAGEQHACMVVLREMHEPMARAFLSWGLTAKGDLTFTGQVPAAESFRFLSMLSRYAGLVEKFSMDVESHRRKGR, from the coding sequence ATGATCGAGATCAGGAATCTGACCAAGAGATTCGACGGCCGCGCCGTGCTTGATGCGCTGTCGCTGCGCATCGCGGCGCAGGACCGCATCGCCCTGGTAGGTTCGAACGGCGCGGGCAAGACCACGTTGTTCCGCTGCCTTCTTGGCCACTATGGCTATGAAGGCGAGATCATCATCGATGGCGCTTCGGCCCGCCGCCGGGAGCCGGCATTGCTGGCCCAGGTGGCCTTCGTGCCGCAACTGCCGCCGCCGCTCCGCATGCCCGTGGGGGAACTGCTGCGCTTCGCCCACGAAACAACCGGTGCCGAACGTGCCGTGATGGAAGGCATGGCGGCGAAGCTGGGCATCGACCTCGACGCCGTGGCGCGCCAGCCCTTTTACCGTCTCTCCGGCGGGCAGAAACAGAAGATTCTGGTCACGGTGGCGCTGGCCCGCGAGGCAAAGTTGCTGATTTTCGACGAACCCTCAGCCAACCTCGATCCCGCCGCGCGCGGCGCCTTCATCGAACTGCTGGCGGCCCGTCAGGACTGCGCCATGCTCATCGCCAGCCACCGCCTCGAAGAGGTGGCGCCGCTGGTCAATCGCGTCGTTGAACTCGACCGCGGCAAGGTGGTGCTGGACGATGCGGTGGCTGACCGCCTGTCGGCTGGTGAACAGCATGCCTGCATGGTGGTGCTGCGCGAGATGCACGAACCCATGGCCCGCGCCTTCCTCTCCTGGGGACTGACGGCGAAGGGCGACCTCACCTTCACCGGCCAGGTTCCCGCGGCCGAGAGCTTCCGCTTCCTCTCCATGCTCTCGCGTTATGCCGGCCTTGTCGAAAAATTCTCCATGGACGTGGAAAGCCACCGCCGGAAAGGACGCTGA
- a CDS encoding 4Fe-4S dicluster domain-containing protein: MTDATPRPDPEIDEMIPEAPKKRLTRRELEKRRMFLRSVGAGVTLVGLSLVGYFPVLKQLFDRLRPPGALEEDDFLAACIKCGQCVQVCPVEAIKLADGDEGYALGTPYIDARKQACDFSCDAVQCVLACPTGALTHEIARKEEVRMGVARLARPDACLAMKGQGFKGLARGDLFQGMLRYEDIDRWTPMRVADHPYDLEICDLCVRECPITGAISLESVGTDAGDTRRRPVIHDACVGCGTCEMICPAEPAAIVVDAKVTKERVA, from the coding sequence ATGACCGACGCAACGCCCAGGCCTGATCCCGAGATCGACGAGATGATTCCCGAGGCGCCGAAGAAGCGCCTCACCCGCCGCGAGTTGGAAAAGCGCCGCATGTTCCTCCGTTCGGTTGGGGCAGGCGTGACGCTCGTGGGCCTGTCGCTTGTCGGCTACTTCCCCGTCCTCAAGCAATTGTTCGACCGCCTGCGTCCGCCCGGCGCATTGGAGGAAGATGATTTTCTCGCGGCCTGCATCAAGTGTGGGCAATGCGTGCAGGTCTGCCCGGTGGAAGCCATCAAGCTCGCCGATGGTGATGAAGGCTACGCGCTGGGAACGCCCTATATCGATGCCCGCAAGCAGGCCTGCGATTTCTCCTGCGATGCGGTGCAGTGCGTGCTCGCCTGCCCTACCGGCGCCTTGACCCACGAGATTGCCCGCAAGGAAGAAGTCCGCATGGGTGTCGCCCGCCTGGCACGGCCCGATGCCTGCCTCGCCATGAAGGGACAGGGTTTCAAGGGTCTGGCGCGCGGCGATCTCTTCCAGGGCATGCTGCGCTACGAGGACATCGACCGCTGGACGCCGATGCGCGTGGCTGATCACCCCTATGATCTCGAGATATGCGATCTCTGCGTGCGCGAATGTCCCATCACGGGTGCGATCTCGCTGGAAAGTGTGGGCACCGACGCCGGCGACACCCGCCGCCGCCCTGTGATCCATGACGCCTGCGTGGGCTGCGGTACCTGCGAAATGATCTGCCCTGCCGAACCAGCAGCCATCGTCGTGGATGCCAAGGTGACAAAGGAGCGCGTGGCATGA
- a CDS encoding NapH/MauN family ferredoxin-type protein, whose amino-acid sequence MKWFLHAFAMMFGAAPRKPEEGEVTDAARAMMKFKKLPDQVKLRKQRIAEEHEFPVVSNKWRNRRWASIVILNALFIISYWFDVQLVEGALTASRFFGFHMADVFSAAQVMLAFKEVMLNLVIGTATVVIAWWLVGGRAFCSWICPYHLLAEWAEMIHLKLARLGLAKDHVFHRGLRTVLWAVFLALAFFTSYTIYEYINPVGIVSRALIYGPTVAIFWVLFLLGIEVFYSRRFWCRYVCPIGLSYGITGAVSPVQVEYNLELCLHEGECRKVCLVPHVLEVTKMGYASDTFEYIGADCTRCGMCVDACPQGALKFKVRGLDKVI is encoded by the coding sequence ATGAAGTGGTTCCTGCACGCCTTCGCCATGATGTTCGGCGCAGCGCCGCGCAAGCCCGAAGAGGGTGAAGTGACCGACGCCGCCCGCGCCATGATGAAATTCAAGAAGCTCCCCGACCAGGTGAAGCTGCGCAAGCAACGCATCGCCGAGGAGCATGAATTTCCCGTCGTCTCCAACAAGTGGCGGAACAGGCGCTGGGCTTCCATCGTCATTCTCAACGCGCTGTTCATCATCTCCTACTGGTTCGACGTGCAACTGGTGGAAGGTGCGCTCACGGCGTCTCGCTTCTTCGGCTTCCACATGGCGGACGTCTTCAGTGCCGCGCAGGTGATGCTCGCCTTCAAGGAGGTGATGCTGAACCTGGTGATCGGCACCGCAACCGTCGTCATCGCCTGGTGGCTGGTGGGAGGCCGCGCCTTCTGTTCATGGATCTGCCCTTATCACCTGCTGGCCGAATGGGCCGAGATGATCCACCTCAAGCTGGCGCGCCTCGGGCTTGCCAAGGATCACGTCTTCCACCGCGGACTGCGCACCGTGCTGTGGGCAGTCTTCCTCGCGCTCGCCTTCTTCACCAGCTACACCATCTACGAATACATCAACCCCGTTGGCATCGTCTCGCGCGCCCTCATCTATGGGCCGACCGTCGCCATCTTCTGGGTCTTGTTCCTGCTGGGGATCGAGGTGTTCTATTCGCGCCGCTTCTGGTGCCGCTACGTGTGCCCGATCGGCTTGAGCTACGGCATCACCGGCGCGGTATCACCGGTGCAGGTGGAATACAATCTGGAGCTCTGCCTGCATGAAGGCGAATGCCGCAAGGTCTGTCTCGTGCCGCATGTGCTGGAGGTGACCAAGATGGGCTACGCCAGTGACACGTTCGAGTATATCGGCGCCGACTGCACGCGCTGCGGCATGTGCGTGGATGCCTGCCCGCAGGGGGCGCTGAAATTCAAGGTCCGCGGACTGGACAAGGTGATCTGA
- the cueR gene encoding Cu(I)-responsive transcriptional regulator produces the protein MNIGEASAATGVSAKMIRHYEQTGLIRPALRSGAGYRVYGDADVHDLRFIRRARDLGFSTAQMAQLMKLWRDRSRASSDVKAVALAHIGELEAKMQALQDMTRALRHLAEHCHGDARPHCPIIEDLSAAGATPADEGRKALGKGFEVLR, from the coding sequence ATGAACATCGGTGAAGCATCGGCGGCGACGGGCGTGTCAGCGAAGATGATCCGCCACTACGAACAGACAGGATTGATCAGGCCGGCCTTGCGCAGCGGCGCCGGGTACCGGGTCTATGGGGACGCCGATGTGCACGACCTCCGTTTCATCCGCCGGGCGCGCGACCTCGGCTTCAGCACCGCGCAAATGGCGCAACTGATGAAGCTGTGGCGCGACCGGTCGCGCGCCAGCAGTGACGTGAAAGCCGTGGCGCTGGCGCATATCGGCGAACTGGAGGCGAAGATGCAGGCGCTGCAGGACATGACGCGGGCGCTCCGTCACCTCGCGGAGCATTGCCATGGCGATGCGCGCCCGCATTGCCCGATCATCGAAGACCTGTCGGCCGCAGGGGCAACACCGGCCGACGAGGGCCGCAAGGCCCTGGGCAAGGGCTTCGAGGTGCTGCGTTAG
- the nosD gene encoding nitrous oxide reductase family maturation protein NosD gives MRRVAAMIAAACAACFMAATAMAGPLQDLIDAAADGATVKPPAGIYAEHITITKPVDLDGSSGVVIDGGGEGTVVRLLTDKATLKNLTIRNSGRLHNAIDAGLRVEGNNNLIKDNTIENTLFGIDVHEGDSNILRRNDISSKDMPLELKGDSIRLWYSHFNRVEDNFIHGTRDFAVWYSHDNTISGNRIHGTRYGVHFMYAHHNNVEKNDIADCVVGLFLMYSNDLTITGNKLLRSWGASGMGIGMKESSGVVAANNEIMGNAVGIFLDLSPYDPDATNQFERNQVAYNGTGVEFSADWESNVFRNNSFNTNFTQIAVRGNGTAMRETWEQNYWDDFTGFDEDHDGKGDSPFEIYSYADRLWMENREANFFRGGFALEALDFIERLAPFSEPRLLMREQNPLVQPPVMAEAEKKKPTDALELLLQ, from the coding sequence ATGCGGCGCGTGGCGGCAATGATTGCGGCGGCCTGCGCTGCCTGCTTCATGGCCGCGACCGCCATGGCAGGGCCGTTGCAGGACCTGATTGACGCCGCGGCGGATGGCGCCACCGTGAAACCTCCTGCCGGAATCTACGCCGAACACATCACAATCACGAAGCCCGTCGACCTCGATGGCAGCAGCGGCGTGGTGATCGATGGCGGCGGCGAGGGCACCGTCGTGCGTCTACTCACCGACAAGGCCACGTTGAAGAACCTCACGATCCGCAATTCCGGCCGGCTCCACAATGCCATCGACGCGGGCCTCCGGGTGGAAGGCAACAACAACCTGATCAAGGACAACACCATCGAGAACACCCTCTTCGGCATTGACGTGCATGAGGGCGACAGCAACATCCTCCGCCGCAACGACATCTCCTCCAAGGACATGCCGCTGGAACTGAAAGGCGACTCGATCCGGCTCTGGTACAGCCATTTCAACCGCGTGGAGGACAACTTCATCCACGGCACCCGCGATTTTGCTGTCTGGTATTCCCACGACAACACGATCAGCGGCAACCGCATCCACGGCACGCGCTATGGCGTGCACTTCATGTACGCCCACCACAACAACGTGGAGAAGAACGACATCGCCGACTGCGTCGTCGGGTTGTTCCTCATGTATTCCAACGACCTCACCATCACCGGCAACAAGTTGCTGCGCTCCTGGGGAGCCTCCGGCATGGGCATCGGCATGAAGGAGAGCAGCGGCGTCGTTGCGGCCAACAACGAGATCATGGGCAACGCCGTGGGGATCTTCCTCGACCTGTCGCCCTATGATCCGGACGCCACCAACCAATTTGAGCGAAATCAAGTCGCCTACAACGGAACTGGTGTTGAATTCTCGGCAGATTGGGAATCCAACGTGTTCAGGAACAACAGCTTCAATACCAACTTCACCCAGATCGCGGTGCGCGGCAACGGCACGGCCATGCGCGAGACGTGGGAGCAGAACTACTGGGACGATTTCACCGGCTTCGACGAAGACCATGACGGCAAGGGCGACAGTCCCTTTGAAATCTACAGCTACGCCGACCGCCTCTGGATGGAGAACCGCGAGGCGAATTTCTTCCGTGGCGGCTTCGCGCTAGAAGCGCTGGACTTCATCGAGCGCCTCGCACCCTTCAGTGAGCCGCGCCTGCTGATGCGCGAACAGAACCCGCTCGTGCAGCCGCCGGTCATGGCCGAAGCCGAAAAGAAGAAACCAACCGACGCCCTTGAGTTGTTGCTGCAATGA
- a CDS encoding bile acid:sodium symporter family protein, whose protein sequence is MLALILPLALAFLMFTVGLRLAVADLSATARAPHALLAGLVVQMLVLPALAWILIRLLHLPPDIALGLMIIAICPGGITSNYVSLLAGADVALSTAMTLVTSLAASLTIPALLGLSGIEIGTTSLLRMALVMTAVTAVPLAAGMLVRRSKEARASTIAAALDRPAKLVFAGIVLATFWQNREVLLVHAGETGPAVVMLNVGAVLLALSTRLVHGISRTQALAIAVETGLQNAAIAIFICTSLLGRAELAVPALIYAVVMNLTALALVASNRPQRQLQDGGVAA, encoded by the coding sequence ATGCTTGCGCTGATCCTGCCCCTTGCCCTCGCCTTCCTGATGTTCACCGTCGGCCTGCGGCTTGCGGTAGCGGATCTCTCAGCAACTGCTCGCGCCCCCCACGCCCTGCTGGCGGGGTTGGTGGTGCAGATGTTGGTCTTGCCGGCGCTGGCCTGGATTCTGATCCGGCTTCTTCACCTTCCGCCTGATATCGCCCTTGGCCTCATGATCATCGCCATCTGCCCCGGCGGCATTACCTCAAACTATGTGAGCCTGCTGGCGGGTGCCGATGTGGCCCTCTCCACCGCCATGACGCTGGTGACAAGCCTCGCTGCGAGCCTCACCATTCCGGCCCTGCTGGGTCTGAGCGGCATCGAGATCGGCACAACCAGCCTGTTGCGCATGGCACTGGTGATGACGGCTGTCACGGCCGTGCCGCTGGCAGCCGGGATGCTGGTGCGGCGTTCCAAAGAAGCGCGCGCAAGCACAATCGCAGCAGCACTGGACCGACCCGCCAAACTGGTCTTCGCCGGCATCGTGCTCGCGACCTTCTGGCAGAACCGGGAGGTGCTGCTGGTGCACGCGGGCGAGACCGGACCAGCCGTTGTGATGCTCAACGTGGGTGCCGTTCTGCTCGCCCTTTCCACCCGCCTGGTGCACGGCATATCGCGTACCCAGGCTCTTGCCATTGCCGTGGAAACGGGGCTGCAGAACGCCGCCATCGCGATTTTCATCTGCACGTCGCTTCTGGGCCGGGCCGAACTGGCCGTTCCGGCACTGATCTATGCCGTTGTCATGAACCTGACGGCCCTGGCGCTGGTAGCCAGCAACCGCCCGCAACGGCAGCTGCAGGATGGCGGCGTGGCGGCCTGA
- the hemN gene encoding oxygen-independent coproporphyrinogen III oxidase, whose protein sequence is MNIVFNPDAVLAKYPESLPRYTSYPPANHFQPGGGAAQRDAFVAAVDAAPAVSAYIHIPYCDRLCWFCGCHTKQTLRYDPVRTYVTALIAEIGIWQQRLTRKPRLSRLHLGGGSPSLLQPDDLKRMREALDGAFIIDGETEISLELDPSDIREGSIAGYMDFGLTRASIGVQDFDPEVQAAINRPQGYDITRGLVEALRAAGVKSINIDALYGLPLQTMERLQKTIAQVIEIAPDRIALFGYAHVPWIKPHQKLIRDEDLPDSRQRFAQARMAAEMIRAAGYEALGIDHFALPTDSLAIAAHEGRLNRNFQGYTDDQADILLPLGPSSIGRFADGYVQNDSATGQYMAKVNAGGLALSRGISLTSDDKLRGWVIERLMCDYAFSLTDVSAQFGAPADEIIDLAKRLAREDQDGLCEIADGLFKITPEAWPFARIIAARFDAWLALAPRQYSKAV, encoded by the coding sequence ATGAATATTGTCTTCAATCCGGACGCCGTCCTCGCGAAATATCCCGAGAGCCTGCCGCGCTACACCAGTTATCCGCCGGCGAATCATTTCCAGCCCGGCGGCGGTGCGGCGCAGCGCGATGCCTTCGTGGCCGCCGTCGATGCCGCGCCTGCGGTTTCCGCCTATATCCACATTCCCTATTGCGACCGCCTGTGCTGGTTCTGCGGCTGCCATACCAAGCAGACGCTGCGCTACGACCCGGTGCGTACCTACGTCACCGCGCTCATTGCCGAAATCGGCATCTGGCAGCAGCGACTGACGCGAAAGCCCCGGCTTTCGCGGCTGCATCTCGGCGGCGGCAGTCCGAGCCTGCTTCAGCCGGACGACCTGAAACGCATGCGCGAGGCGCTGGACGGTGCTTTCATCATCGACGGCGAAACGGAAATCAGCCTCGAGCTTGATCCCTCGGACATCCGCGAGGGCAGCATCGCCGGTTACATGGATTTCGGCCTGACGCGCGCCTCGATTGGCGTGCAGGACTTCGATCCCGAAGTGCAAGCCGCCATCAACCGCCCGCAAGGCTACGACATCACGCGGGGACTGGTGGAAGCGCTCCGCGCGGCCGGTGTGAAGTCGATCAACATCGACGCACTTTACGGCCTGCCGCTGCAGACCATGGAACGCCTGCAGAAAACGATTGCGCAGGTGATCGAGATTGCCCCGGACCGCATCGCGCTGTTCGGCTATGCCCACGTGCCGTGGATCAAGCCGCACCAGAAGTTGATACGCGACGAAGACCTGCCGGATTCGCGGCAACGCTTTGCCCAGGCCCGCATGGCTGCCGAGATGATCCGCGCCGCCGGCTACGAGGCATTGGGCATCGACCACTTCGCCCTGCCGACAGACAGCCTCGCCATCGCCGCCCATGAAGGGCGCCTCAACCGCAATTTCCAGGGCTACACCGACGATCAGGCGGATATCCTGCTGCCGCTCGGTCCCTCCTCCATCGGCCGCTTCGCCGATGGCTATGTGCAGAATGACTCCGCGACCGGGCAATACATGGCAAAGGTGAATGCGGGTGGCCTCGCACTGTCGCGCGGCATCAGCCTCACCAGCGATGACAAGTTGCGCGGCTGGGTCATCGAACGGCTGATGTGCGATTATGCCTTCAGCCTGACAGACGTGAGTGCCCAGTTCGGCGCGCCGGCGGACGAGATCATAGACTTGGCCAAACGCCTTGCGCGCGAGGACCAGGACGGCTTGTGCGAGATTGCCGATGGACTGTTCAAGATCACGCCGGAGGCATGGCCTTTCGCCCGCATCATCGCTGCCCGGTTTGATGCCTGGCTGGCGCTGGCACCGCGCCAATACTCGAAGGCCGTGTAA